One Mercurialis annua linkage group LG3, ddMerAnnu1.2, whole genome shotgun sequence DNA window includes the following coding sequences:
- the LOC126671853 gene encoding uncharacterized protein LOC126671853 — MAILLSLNSHTPNPPKIPNPSIPNTSALLKRQFLLKTTSLALISLPIQPQFAHSLAESSSPPRPGLSGIANTKSWFKFYGDGFSIRVPPQFEDIMEPEDFNAGLSLYGDKAKPRTFAARFANSDGSEVLSVVIRPSNQLKITFLEAKDIADLGSLKVAARIFVPGGSNLYSARTIKIKEEEGFRTYYFYEFGRDEQRVALVAAVNSGKVIIAGATAPESKWDSDGVKLRSAAVSLTVL, encoded by the exons ATGGCCATTCTCCTCTCCCTAAATTCCCACACTCCAAACCCTCCCAAAATCCCAAACCCATCAATCCCCAACACCTCTGCTCTCCTAAAGagacaatttttattaaaaaccacTTCACTTGCTCTCATTTCTCTACCAATTCAACCCCAATTTGCACACTCCTTAGCTGAATCTTCTTCTCCTCCAAGACCGGGTCTTTCTGGCATTGCCAACACCAAATCTTGGTTCAAGTTCTATGGTGATGGTTTTTCCATTCGGGTCCCTCCTCAGTTTGAGGACATCATGGAGCCAGAG GATTTTAATGCTGGACTATCTTTATATGGTGATAAGGCAAAGCCAAGGACTTTTGCAGCACGTTTTGCAAATTCAGATGG ATCAGAAGTTCTCAGTGTAGTCATTCGTCCCTCCAATCAACTCAAGATAACCTTCTTAGAG GCTAAGGATATTGCGGATTTAGGTTCATTGAAGGTGGCTGCGAGAATTTTTGTTCCAG GTGGATCAAATTTGTACTCTGCTcgaacaataaaaataaaggaaGAGGAAGGTTTTAG AACCTATTACTTCTATGAATTCGGCAGAGATGAACAGCGCGTGGCATTAGTAGCTGCTGTTAACAGCGGAAAG GTAATAATTGCTGGAGCAACTGCTCCAGAGTCTAAATGGGACAGTGATGGTGTGAAGCTTCGCTCTGCTGCTGTTTCGCTGACAGTTTTATAG
- the LOC126671852 gene encoding UPF0603 protein At1g54780, chloroplastic, with the protein METLLSSHSISPLFNPKPSPPKPHLPPSIQLRPNSLTLSKTINCTLKNQSFKPVSKNWLTHAQQGLAAVALSLALNFSPVLFNGNALASEFDVINEGPPKDSYIVDDANVLSRVTKTDLKQLLSDLEARKNFKINFITVRKLTSKADAFEYADQVLEKWYPSVEEGNNKGIVVLITSQKEGAVTGGPAFIEAVGEKVLDATVSENLPVLATEEKYNEAVVTSAKRLLAAIDGLPDPGGPKLNDSKRESNFKTKEETEEKRGQFTLVVGGLLVIAFVVPMAQYYAYVSKK; encoded by the exons ATGGAAACTTTACTCTCCTCTCACTCTATATCCCCTCTCTTCAACCCAAAACCTTCCCCTCCAAAACCCCACTTGCCACCTTCAATCCAACTCCGACCCAACTCACTCACTCTCTCTAAAACCATAAATTGCACCCTAAAGAACCAATCTTTTAAACCAGTATCCAAAAACTGGTTAACTCATGCTCAGCAAGGCTTGGCAGCAGTAGCCCTCTCATTAGCTCTTAATTTTAGCCCTGTTTTATTCAATGGAAATGCTTTAGCTTCTGAATTTGATGTCATTAATGAAGGCCCACCAAAGGATTCTTACATTGTTGATGATGCCAATGTTCTTAGTAGAGTCACTAAGACTGATCTTAAGCAGCTTTTGTCTGATTTGGAAGCTAGAAAGAATTTCAAGATCAATTTTATCACTGTTAGAAAGCTTACT AGTAAAGCTGATGCTTTTGAGTATGCAGACCAAGTGCTTGAGAAATGGTATCCATCAGTTGAAGAGGGTAACAATAAGGGAATTGTTGTGCTTATAACTAGCCAAAAGGAAGGAGCTGTGACTGGGGGGCCTGCATTTATTGAAGCAGTTGGAGAAAAGGTTCTTGATGCAACTGTTTCTGAGAATCTTCCTG TATTGGCTACTGAAGAGAAATACAATGAAGCAGTGGTTACCAGTGCCAAAAGGCTGCTAGCTGCCATTGATGGACTTCCAGATCCTGGAGGTCCCAAGTTGAATGACAGTAAGCGAGAATCCAACTTCAAAACTAAGGAAGAGACGGAAGAGAAGAGAGGACAATTCACTTTGGTGGTTGGTGGCCTATTGGTAATTGCTTTTGTTGTTCCCATGGCACAGTACTATGCATATGTCTCCAAGAAATAG